The Oryza glaberrima chromosome 9, OglaRS2, whole genome shotgun sequence genome includes a window with the following:
- the LOC127784464 gene encoding RNA-binding KH domain-containing protein RCF3-like, whose protein sequence is MEISPNSAAAAAAAAAVAAAPASSSTSSPSAPKRLTTTLRILCPSSRASVLRGASRDLHVDQPPVGDEAVLSISGPDAPAVAVRAWERVVGHRVGGDEAAGEEEREVPGVVGCRMLAASGQVGCVLGKGGKTVERMRQESGAQIRVFRNRDQLPPWAAPVDELIHISGNFSAVRKALLLVTTCLQDNPRPDASNFPPGRFGPPGPVGIDPHSQRGYLPPSMPDYHARNYSSNMAAPGSRFFVEQEIVFRMICLNEMVGSIIGKGGSTIRALQSETGASIKIIEPNSDSEERVIVMSAHENSEMMHSPAQDAVLRVHSRISESSMDKSSAVTARLLVPSQHIGCLLGKGGSIIAEMRKITGAGIRIFGNEQIPRCAQRNDELVQVTGSFQSIQDALLHITGRIRDVIIPMKPHPGGGMPPYPPGGNAPPHHPRQEPAPPHPTGGMPPYPMPSFRADRPMGPFDMVDHRPPPPHSMEHMGADRMPYSYGCEQGGGPRPFLDQPSPSAWAPEAPNSEAPRNMPETVPPADFRKGAVAGTNQVATPSNATEVIIPRKYIGFICGANGSDLAEIKKMSGATITVHHPKPGDANALVIICGDPDQTKKAQSLLHAFIFCGLYQT, encoded by the exons ATGGAAATCTCCcccaactccgccgccgccgccgccgccgccgccgccgtggcggcggctccggcctCTTCCTCGACCTCCTCCCCATCCGCCCCCAAGCGCCTCACCACCACGCTCCGCATCCTCTGCCCCTCCAGCCGCGCGTCCGTGCTCCGCGGGGCGTCGCGGGACCTCCACGTGGACCAGCCCcccgtcggcgacgaggccgtGCTCTCCATCTCCGGGCCGGACGCCCCCGCCGTGGCCGTGAGGGCGTGGGAGCGGGTCGTGGGGCACAGGGTCGGGGGCGACGAggccgccggggaggaggagagggaggtgcCCGGCGTGGTGGGCTGCCGGATGCTGGCGGCGAGCGGGCAGGTCGGGTGCGTGCTGGGGAAGGGAGGGAAGACGGTGGAGAGGATGCGGCAGGAGAGCGGCGCGCAGATCAGGGTGTTCCGGAACAGGGATCAGCTCCCTCCCTGGGCTGCGCCGGTGGACGAGCTTATCCAT ATAAGTGGGAACTTTTCTGCAGTAAGGAAAGCATTATTGTTAGTTACAACCTGCCTTCAAGATAACCCTAGGCCAGATGCAAGCAACTTTCCACCTGGAAGATTTGGGCCTCCTGGCCCAGTTGGCATAGATCCTCATTCTCAAAGAGGCTATTTACCACCATCCATGCCTGATTATCATGCAAGGAATTATTCAAGTAATATGGCTGCCCCCGGTTCTAGATTCTTTGTTGAACAAGAGATAGTCTTCAGGATGATATGTCTCAATGAAATGGTGGGGAGCATAATCGGAAAAGGTGGTTCAACTATTCGCGCATTACAAAGTGAAACTGGTGCTTCGATTAAGATTATAGAGCCTAATTCTGATTCAGAAGAACGTGTAATTGTGATGTCTGCACATGAG AATTCTGAGATGATGCATTCTCCAGCTCAGGACGCAGTACTTCGGGTGCATTCTAGAATCTCGGAGTCATCGATGGATAAAAGTTCTGCTGTAACTGCAAGACTTCTTGTACCATCACAGCATATTGGTTGCTTACTAGGCAAAGGTGGTTCTATCATCGCAGAAATGAGAAAAATAACAGGAGCTGGTATCCGAATTTTCGGGAATGAACAAATTCCAAGATGTGCACAACGAAATGATGAGCTAGTTCAG GTCACAGGTAGTTTTCAATCCATTCAGGATGCATTGCTTCATATCACTGGAAGGATTAGAGATGTCATCATTCCCATGAAGCCGCATCCAGGTGGAGGTATGCCCCCATATCCACCTGGTGGAAACGCTCCACCTCATCACCCAAGACAAGAACCAGCACCACCGCATCCCACTGGAGGCATGCCTCCATATCCTATGCCTTCTTTCAGAGCTGATCGTCCTATGGGTCCTTTTGATATGGTCGATCATCGACCACCTCCCCCTCATTCAATGGAGCACATGGGTGCTGATAGGATGCCCTACTCATATGGTTGTGAACAAGGAGGTGGTCCTCGACCTTTTCTGGACCAGCCATCACCAAGTGCCTGGGCTCCTGAG GCACCAAACAGTGAAGCTCCAAGAAATATGCCTGAGACAGTACCACCTGCAGATTTCAGAAAGGGAGCAGTGGCAGG AACAAATCAAGTGGCTACACCATCTAATGCAACTGAAGTCATTATTCCCCGCAAGTACATAGGTTTTATTTGTGGAGCCAATGGCAGTGACCTTGCTGAGATAAAGAAG ATGTCAGGTGCCACAATTACTGTCCATCATCCAAAACCTGGGGATGCAAATGCATTGGTTATTATATGTGGGGATCCTGACCAAACTAAGAAGGCACAAAGCCTACTTCACGCGTTCATCTTTTGTGGTCTCTACCAAACTTAG
- the LOC127784448 gene encoding thaumatin-like protein 1b has protein sequence MGEPRACKLWLLVVAMAASWSCSSMAMTFTIANYCSHPIWPGTLAGAGTPQLSTTGFRLDPGQTAQLAAPAGWSGRIWARTGCVFDADGAGVCQTGDCGGRVECRGAGAAPPATLFEVTLGRGGGEDFYDVSLVDGYNLPVVAIPRAAAACNATGCMADLNRSCPRELQVECGGGGAIACRSACEAFGQDRYCCAGEYGTPAACRPTAYSAIFKTACPRAYSYAYDDSTSTFTCKAAYDYTIAFCLPTSGIKKSDAVFLGAQIIDGDGGNAPPAYRGGGGGGGSRPPIYYNGGGGAHEPETMTASSASTRCTQPCLLLLLLLLLLLVFLF, from the exons ATGGGAGAGCCAAGAGCTTGCAAGCTATGGCTTCTTGTGGTGGCAATGGCGGCTTCTTGGTCGTGCAGTTCCATGGCGATGACGTTCACTATAGCGAACTATTGTTCGCACCCGATATGGCCGGGgacgctcgccggcgccggcacgccACAGCTGTCGACGACGGGGTTCCGGCTTGACCCGGGGCAGACGGCGCagctggcggcgccggcggggtggTCGGGGAGGATATGGGCGCGGACGGGGTGCGTGTtcgacgccgacggcgccggcgtgtGCCAGACGGGCGACTGCGGCGGGCGCGTGGAgtgccgcggcgccggcgccgcgccgccggcgacgctgtTCGAGGTCACCctcgggaggggcggcggcgaggacttcTACGACGTGAGCCTCGTCGACGGCTACAACCTCCCCGTCGTCGCCatccctcgcgccgccgccgcctgcaacGCCACCGGCTGCATGGCCGACCTCAACCGCT CGTGTCCGAGGGAGTTGCAggtggagtgcggcggcggcggggcgatcGCGTGCAGGAGCGCGTGCGAGGCGTTCGGGCAGGACAGGTACTGCTGCGCCGGGGAGTACgggacgccggcggcgtgccggcCGACGGCGTACTCGGCCATCTTCAAGACGGCGTGCCCGCGCGCCTACAGCTACGCGTACGAcgactccacctccaccttcacCTGCAAGGCCGCCTACGACTACACCATCGCCTTCTGCCTCCCTACCTCCGG GATCAAGAAGTCGGACGCCGTGTTCCTCGGAGCACAGATcatcgacggcgatggcggaaATGCGCCGCCGGCttaccgcggcggcggcggcggcggcggcagtagaCCGCCGATATACTACaacggcggtggaggagcacATGAGCCTGAGACGAtgacggcgtcgtcggcgagcaCACGATGCACCCAGCCATGTCttctgctactgctactgctactactactgctcGTCTTCCTTTTCTGA
- the LOC127784446 gene encoding probable sarcosine oxidase: MAAAANNGGEGGDGFDVIVVGAGIMGSCAAYAASTRGGARVLLLERFDLLHHRGSSHGESRTIRATYPQAHYPPMVRLAARLWDDAQRDAGYRVLTPTPHLDMGPRADPALRASIANGAATEVASDAASDAAAPWPWSGVFRLPEGWTAATSEIGGVMKATKAVAMFQSLAAKNGAVVRDRTEVVGIAKQGDGSIVVKTSSGEEFHGAKCIITVGAWASKLVRSVAGVDLPVQPLHTLICYWRARPGREHELTPESGFPTFASYGDPYIYSTPSMEFPGLIKVAAHGGPPCDPDRRDWLAGAGAGLVEPVARWIDEVMPGHVDTAGGPVIRQPCMYSMTPDEDFIIDFVGGELGKDVVVGAGFSGHGFKMGPAVGRILAEMALDGEARTAAEAGVELRHFRIGRFEDNPEGNLAENKVKN, translated from the exons atggcggcggcggcgaacaacggcggcgagggcggcgacggcttcgACGTGATCGTGGTGGGGGCCGGGATCATGGGCAGCTGCGCGGCGTACGCGGCGTCgacccgcggcggcgcgcgcgtgctGCTCCTGGAGCGGTTCGACCTGCTCCACCACCGGGGCTCGTCGCACGGCGAGTCCCGCACCATCCGCGCCACGTACCCGCAGGCGCACTACCCGCCCATggtccgcctcgccgcgcgcctctGGGACGACGCCCAGCGCGACGCCGGCTACCGCGTGCTCACCCCGACGCCGCACCTCGACATGGGCCCCCGCGCCGACCCCGCGCTCCGCGCCTCCATCGCGAacggcgccgccaccgaggtcgcctccgacgccgcctccgacgcggcggcgccgtggccgtGGTCCGGGGTGTTCAGGCTGCCCGAggggtggacggcggcgacgagcgagaTCGGCGGCGTGATGAAGGCGACCAAGGCGGTGGCCATGTTCCAGTCGCTCGCCGCCAAGAACGGCGCCGTCGTGCGGGACAGGACGGAGGTTGTCGGCATCGCCAAGCAAG GAGACGGATCGATCGTGGTGAAGACATCGAGCGGCGAGGAGTTCCATGGCGCCAAGTGCATCATCACGGTGGGCGCCTGGGCCAGCAAGCTGGTGAGGTcggtcgccggcgtcgacctGCCGGTGCAGCCGCTGCACACGCTCATCTGCTACTGGCGGGCGAGGCCCGGCCGCGAGCACGAGCTCACGCCGGAGTCCGGCTTCCCGACGTTCGCCAGCTACGGCGACCCGTACATCTACAGCACGCCGTCGATGGAGTTCCCGGGGCTGATCAAGGTGGCCGCCCACGGCGGCCCGCCGTGCGACCCGGACCGCCGGGActggctcgccggcgccggcgccggcctggTCGAGCCGGTGGCGCGGTGGATCGACGAGGTCATGCCGGGCCACGTCGACACCGCCGGCGGGCCGGTCATCCGGCAGCCGTGCATGTACTCCATGACCCCCGACGAGGACTTCATCATCGACTTCGTCGGCGGGGAGCTCGGGAAGGACGTCGTGGTCGGCGCCGGGTTCTCCGGCCATGGCTTCAAGATGGGGCCCGCCGTCGGGAGGATCCTCGCCGAGATGGCCTTGGACGGCGAGGccaggacggcggcggaggccggagTAGAGCTCCGGCATTTCAGGATTGGGCGTTTCGAGGACAATCCAGAGGGAAATCTCGCGGAAAATAAGGTAAAAAATTAG
- the LOC127785215 gene encoding protein MANNAN SYNTHESIS-RELATED 1-like — MAVDPRHVVAGFLTLSMFVMLGNMIKHDHFTPVGAGQEELGLEATGIESNEIKIADTTEMTKVNKAGVDLPKETAEEIRPCWSKPRSNVQESKGFVTFSLTMGPEYHISQITDAVVIARYLGATLVLPEIRGNELGKRRKFEDMYDVDKFMTILDGVVKVVHSLPNAVSSKKPAVVRVPNRVTEEFITGTIEPIFQRNNYLRLATIFSSVSLKQKESGNKDLDSTACLAMFSGLQLKPEFSAVAKHMLDKLKEISEKSDGMVIAIDLQTELLEKKICKTNGGARRRGCYYPQEVVHFLKKVGFSADTTIYLTETWWHKSLDTLKEAFPNTYTKDDIMPAANKGEFLKSGDSYLARALDLKICSESDVFVPAIPGLFYGHVAGKRIAAGLTNIIVPAPVSSSSALASEFVSTYVSKKSHLAYSCYC; from the exons ATGGCGGTCGACCCGCGCCATGTGGTGGCCGGGTTCCTGACCCTGTCCATGTTCGTCATGCTCGGCAACATGATCAAGCACGACCACTTCAcccccgtcggcgccggccaGGAGGAG TTGGGCTTGGAGGCAACAGGCATAGAATCAAACGAAATTAAAATTGCAGATACTACTGAAATGACTAAGGTCAACAAGGCTGGAGTGGATCTCCCAAAGGAGACTGCTGAGGAGATTAGACCCTGCTGGTCTAAACCAAGATCAA ATGTTCAGGAGTCTAAGGGTTTTGTTACATTCTCATTGACTATGGGCCCTGAATACCACATCTCACAG ATTACTGATGCTGTGGTTATCGCAAGATATTTAGGTGCAACACTTGTGCTTCCAGAAATTAGAGGAAATGAGTTAGGAAAGAGGCG GAAATTCGAAGACATGTATGATGTGGATAAATTCATGACGATCTTGGATGGAGTTGTCAAAGTAGTACATTCACTTCCTAATGCAGTGTCTTCTAAGAAGCCAGCAGTAGTTAGAGTACCAAACCGGGTGACTGAAGAGTTCATCACGGGAACCATTGAGCCGATCTTCCAAAGAAATAACTACTTACGACTTGCGACTATTTTCTCTTCAGTAAGTTTGAAACAGAAGGAGTCGGGTAACAAGGACTTGGATTCGACTGCCTGCCTTGCAATGTTCAGTGGCCTTCAGTTGAAACCTGAATTTTCAGCAGTAGCCAAGCATATGTTGGACAAGCTTAAAGAAATAAGCGAGAAATCCGATGGGATGGTTATAGCTATTGATTTACAGACCGAATTGCTAGAAAAGAAGATCTGTAAGACGAATGGAGGTGCAAGAAGAAGAGGCTGTTATTACCCTCAGGAAGTTGTGCACTTCCTGAAGAAGGTTGGCTTCTCTGCTGATACAACCATCTACTTGACGGAGACATGGTGGCACAAAAGCCTGGATACTCTGAAGGAGGCATTTCCAAACACTTATACCAAG GATGATATAATGCCGGCCGCTAACAAAGGCGAGTTCCTGAAATCCGGGGATTCATACCTTGCAAGAGCACTGGACCTCAAAATCTGCTCGGAGAGCGACGTGTTCGTCCCTGCCATCCCCGGCCTGTTCTACGGACATGTCGCCGGTAAGAGGATCGCTGCAGGCCTGACAAACATCATAGTTCCTGCTCCAGTGTCCAGCAGTTCAGCTCTGGCTTCAGAGTTCGTCTCCACATACGTGTCCAAGAAGAGCCATCTTGCCTACTCATGTTACTGCTAG
- the LOC127784465 gene encoding uncharacterized protein LOC127784465: MASSRAIEEELETVGDDRISALPDDILLQILERLDLPMAIRTSTLSRKWLQLPRLLSHLIIDITHFMPAPPRRAVNFNVDQIMAAYTAAVNNLLLSSPSSSNSNTRRIIKRMQLSFFLSEDPSYLCSVGHAVGAIVDAGKTDLLEFSLWSDVGKLNLEHCQLLRQRFMSFSHSCPVAFRWLTNLALRNLAFQESDVSHILNTCHNLKFLALCSCVSDFVVLKIDAPHSELLTLEIVTCGFDRVDLIHLPNLRRVVCWDWCLPNPPIRFGNVTRLHNMSLSCSATYDQMPFRLTELISSATNLTILYLDFQDQMIWIEPQGPKLLYPVFSNVRDVYLCNIFYECDLNWTVFVLEAAPRLSNFYLKLCQHPCERNRCEDSAEKVNLLWDQMSSDFKHRHLNLLEITGFAMDDKMINYTRLIMERAVNLKRIRLLDQVPCDKGNAMNGMGSTSSNKWRFPVDQGEKSLIKQKLIDGFSSSAEITIG; encoded by the exons ATGGCTTCTTCGCGCGCTATC GAGGAGGAACTCGAAACTGTAGGAGATGACAGGATCAGCGCGCTTCCTGACGATATTCTGCTGCAAATCCTTGAGAGACTTGACCTGCCTATGGCAATTCGGACCAGCACGCTCTCCAGGAAATGGCTGCAACTCCCTCGCTTACTCTCCCATCTCATCATAGATATCACCCACTTCAtgcctgctcctcctcgccgcgctgtGAATTTCAATGTAGATCAGATCATGGCTGCCTACACGGCTGCAGTCAACAACCTGCTCTTGTCATCCCCCTCCAGCAGTAACAGCAACACGAGAAGAATTATCAAGCGAATGCAGctcagtttcttcctctctgaaGATCCTTCCTACCTATGCTCTGTTGGCCATGCCGTTGGGGCCATTGTCGATGCCGGAAAAACCGACTTGCTCGAGTTCTCACTGTGGTCGGATGTTGGTAAACTCAACCTTGAGCATTGCCAGCTGCTCAGACAACGGTTCATGTCATTCTCTCACTCTTGCCCGGTTGCTTTCAGGTGGCTCACCAATCTTGCCCTGCGCAACCTCGCGTTTCAAGAATCGGACGTCTCCCATATCCTAAACACATGCCATAACCTGAAGTTCCTTGCCTTGTGTTCTTGTGTCTCGGACTTTGTTGTCCTCAAGATCGATGCCCCACACTCGGAGCTCCTCACGCTTGAAATTGTCACTTGTGGGTTTGACAGAGTTGATCTGATCCATTTGCCAAATCTTAGGCGGGTAGTCTGCTGGGATTGGTGCCTTCCAAACCCCCCAATCCGTTTTGGCAATGTTACTCGCCTTCACAACATGAGCCTCTCTTGCTCTGCGACGTATGACCAGATGCCGTTCAGGTTGACCGAGCTTATATCAAGCGCCACAAACTTAACTATCTTATACCTGGATTTCCAAGATCAGATG ATTTGGATTGAGCCACAAGGTCCTAAACTTCTCTATCCTGTATTCAGCAACGTCAGAGATGTCTATCTTTGCAACATTTTCTATGAATGTGACCTGAACTGGACTGTGTTTGTCCTTGAAGCTGCACCTCGTCTCAGCAACTTTTATCTCAAG TTATGTCAGCATCCATGTGAAAGGAACAGATGCGAGGACAGCGCTGAGAAGGTCAATTTGTTATGGGATCAGATGTCATCTGATTTCAAACATCGCCACTTGAATCTATTAGAGATTACAGGATTTGCGATGGATGATAAGATGATAAATTATACCAGGCTTATTATGGAGCGAGCTGTGAACTTGAAGAGGATCCGCTTGCTCGATCAAGTTCCATGTGACAAGGGCAATGCCATGAATGGTATGGGATCTACATCCTCAAACAAATGGAGATTTCCTGTTGACCAAGGAGAAAAGAGTCTAATAAAGCAGAAGCTTATAGATGGATTCTCCTCGTCTGCTGAAATAACCATAGGATGA